TTCCATGACGACCGCGGTCGTTTTTTTGAATCATTTCAAGCCAAGCGTTATGCTGAGCATGGCATTAGTCTTAATTTTGTCCAAGATAATATTTCTTACTCACAAAAAGGCACCCTCCGAGGGCTGCATTATCAGCTTTTGAATCCACAAGGTAAATTAGTGAGTGTGCTACAAGGGAAAGTGCTGGATGTCGCGGTGGATATTCGTTTCGGGTCACCTACTTTTGGGCGTTATTTTGCTTGTGAACTATCTGATGAAAACCATAATCAGCTCTATATTCCGCCAGGTTTTGCGCATGGGTTCTATGTGTTATCGGAAGAGGTTTGTTTTCATTATAAATGCACTGACTATTATCAACCTCAGGATGAACGTGGCATCGCCTGGAATGACCCCATTTTAGATATTCCCTGGCCGCTTTCAGAGCCGCCGGTGTTATCTGCAAAAGATAAATTATATGTACCGCTCAAGGAAACGTCGATTGAGCAATTACCCAGGATGAACCCTTAATGTCAATCCGATTACTGATTACCGGCGCTAATGGTCAAGTGGGCCAAGCTTTGGCCGCACAGGCAAAACAGCAGGGTTTTGATGTATTAGTCTATTCAAAAGACATGTTAGATATTAGTTCGGAAACGATGGTCGCGGCGACGTTACACCGCCATCAACCTGACATTGTGATTAATGCTGCGGCTTATACCAATGTTGAGCAAGCAGAAGTATTTCCAGAGCTGGCTTCGCAAATAAATATCGATGCTGTTGGGGTTTTAGCTTGCGCTTGTCACTCGCACAATATTCCATTGCTGCACATCTCTACTGATTATGTTTTTTCTGGAAAAAAGCAAACCCCTTATATTGAGACCGATGAAACTGCGCCATTGAGTGTTTATGGATCTACTAAATTGGTTGGCGAAAAATTGTTAATGGCTTCTACGAAAAAATTTATTATTTTGCGTACCAGCTGGGTGTTTAGTGCGACAGGGAAT
The sequence above is a segment of the Gammaproteobacteria bacterium genome. Coding sequences within it:
- the rfbC gene encoding dTDP-4-dehydrorhamnose 3,5-epimerase; translated protein: MQIETTSLPGVLLIKPRIFHDDRGRFFESFQAKRYAEHGISLNFVQDNISYSQKGTLRGLHYQLLNPQGKLVSVLQGKVLDVAVDIRFGSPTFGRYFACELSDENHNQLYIPPGFAHGFYVLSEEVCFHYKCTDYYQPQDERGIAWNDPILDIPWPLSEPPVLSAKDKLYVPLKETSIEQLPRMNP
- the rfbD gene encoding dTDP-4-dehydrorhamnose reductase; this encodes MRLLITGANGQVGQALAAQAKQQGFDVLVYSKDMLDISSETMVAATLHRHQPDIVINAAAYTNVEQAEVFPELASQINIDAVGVLACACHSHNIPLLHISTDYVFSGKKQTPYIETDETAPLSVYGSTKLVGEKLLMASTKKFIILRTSWVFSATGNNFVKTMWRLFHEREEVKVVSDQWGVPTSADAIASALLTIATRVLNPDFHDWGIYHYSGAPAVSWYDFACAIQRVFPQENFTLERLLPIATHEFPTKATRPTYAVLAMQKINTVFGIDPCDWQKDLKEVIQQLRYV